The following proteins come from a genomic window of Sulfurospirillum arsenophilum NBRC 109478:
- a CDS encoding aldo/keto reductase gives MHNDNTMSRRQFLVTGSSVATATLLSGIPALAQEKTMKVANSAISPQSSLLGRRKLGSLEVSSLGLGVQNMSRKYDTSVPYKPEMIDVIQTAFDNGVTFFDAAEAYGPFEVERILGEGVAPFRDKISIATKFGWNIDQETGKRLPGLNSHPKHIKQVVEGMLKRLRTDRIDLLYQHRVDPAIPIEDVAGAVKDLMTEGKVLHWGLSEMGLQTLRRAHAELPVTAVQSEYSMLWRGPENEVIRTCEELGIGFVPWSPLGVQFLTGWIDENTRFAAGDFRSTESRFAPENLTHNLALVALLKKWALQKSATPAQVALAWLMAQKPWIVPIPGTTHKGHMLQNIGAVNVHFSASELAELNDSIAKIEIRGKRLPDMVQAFSNVEAPIKNKM, from the coding sequence ATGCATAATGATAACACTATGAGTAGACGTCAGTTTTTAGTTACCGGATCTAGTGTTGCTACTGCGACACTACTTTCTGGCATTCCAGCCTTAGCGCAAGAAAAAACAATGAAAGTAGCCAATAGTGCTATATCACCACAAAGTTCATTGTTAGGACGACGAAAATTAGGCTCACTTGAAGTTTCCAGTCTTGGCTTGGGGGTTCAGAACATGAGCCGTAAATATGATACTTCTGTGCCATATAAACCAGAAATGATTGATGTTATTCAAACAGCTTTTGACAATGGTGTTACTTTCTTTGATGCGGCAGAAGCCTATGGACCGTTTGAAGTCGAACGAATTCTTGGTGAAGGCGTAGCCCCTTTTAGAGATAAAATAAGTATCGCAACGAAGTTTGGCTGGAACATAGACCAAGAAACGGGTAAGCGTTTACCCGGGCTCAATAGCCATCCAAAACATATAAAACAGGTTGTTGAAGGTATGTTAAAACGCCTTAGGACAGATCGTATTGATTTACTCTATCAACATAGAGTTGATCCTGCAATTCCTATAGAAGATGTTGCAGGAGCTGTTAAGGATTTGATGACTGAAGGAAAAGTTCTTCATTGGGGACTTTCAGAGATGGGACTTCAAACACTGAGACGTGCTCATGCGGAGCTGCCCGTTACAGCTGTACAAAGTGAATACTCTATGCTTTGGCGCGGACCAGAAAATGAAGTAATCCGAACTTGCGAAGAACTTGGCATTGGTTTTGTTCCATGGAGTCCTCTAGGTGTTCAATTTCTTACGGGGTGGATCGATGAAAATACACGATTTGCCGCTGGAGACTTTAGAAGTACTGAATCTAGATTTGCTCCTGAGAATTTGACACACAATCTTGCACTTGTCGCGTTATTAAAAAAATGGGCATTACAAAAGTCTGCTACTCCTGCACAAGTCGCACTCGCATGGTTAATGGCGCAAAAGCCATGGATTGTGCCAATTCCTGGAACAACACATAAAGGGCATATGCTACAAAATATTGGTGCTGTTAATGTTCATTTTTCAGCAAGTGAATTAGCTGAACTGAACGATTCCATCGCTAAAATTGAAATTCGAGGGAAACGCTTACCCGATATGGTGCAAGCATTTTCCAATGTCGAAGCTCCTATAAAAAATAAAATGTAA